From Thermoplasmata archaeon, one genomic window encodes:
- a CDS encoding APC family permease, translating to MAHGRGGEVEVKLRRDLGLLEIVMIGFGPTIGSTVFLLIGPGYLIAGPSLILGFLLNFIVTMFTAMAYMELGSAFPETGGGYLWIRRAMRDPLGFLGGWMSWFSHTIVASFYIFGFGLAATVLLKVFLGLPSLVLALGPIVLNEADLQKLFAVAAAGAFIWLNYRGTRLTGRSETGVALGLIAIAVAFIAFGLLSIFRQPVFPVQNFEPFFRGTGAIGQSVALLGAMGFTFIVFEGYEIIAQTGEEVKHPERNIPPAHFIVIGVSTVIFILMAFAAVGIAGNCTPG from the coding sequence ATGGCGCACGGCCGTGGCGGGGAGGTCGAGGTCAAGCTCCGCCGGGATCTCGGCCTCCTCGAGATCGTGATGATCGGGTTCGGCCCGACCATCGGCTCCACGGTGTTCCTCCTGATCGGCCCCGGGTATCTGATCGCGGGGCCGTCCCTGATCCTGGGGTTCCTCCTGAACTTCATCGTGACCATGTTCACGGCCATGGCCTACATGGAGCTGGGCTCCGCCTTCCCGGAGACGGGGGGCGGGTACCTCTGGATCCGGCGGGCCATGCGGGACCCCTTGGGCTTCCTCGGGGGGTGGATGTCCTGGTTCAGCCATACGATCGTGGCCTCCTTCTACATCTTCGGCTTCGGGCTCGCGGCCACGGTCCTCCTGAAGGTCTTCCTGGGCCTTCCGAGCCTCGTCCTCGCGCTCGGACCGATTGTGCTCAACGAGGCGGACCTCCAGAAGCTCTTCGCGGTCGCGGCCGCGGGTGCGTTCATCTGGCTCAACTACCGGGGGACGCGGCTCACTGGGCGCTCGGAGACCGGCGTCGCCCTCGGGCTCATCGCGATCGCGGTCGCCTTCATCGCGTTCGGCCTGCTCTCGATCTTCCGGCAGCCCGTGTTCCCCGTGCAGAACTTCGAGCCCTTCTTCCGGGGGACCGGGGCGATCGGGCAGTCCGTGGCCCTCCTGGGCGCGATGGGCTTCACGTTCATCGTGTTCGAAGGCTACGAGATCATCGCGCAGACGGGCGAGGAGGTGAAGCACCCGGAGCGGAACATCCCCCCGGCCCACTTCATCGTGATCGGCGTGTCCACGGTGATCTTCATCCTGATGGCCTTCGCCGCGGTCGGGATCGCGGGGAACTGCACCCCGGGGG
- a CDS encoding dihydroneopterin aldolase family protein: protein MAPPAFDMVRDPTKAYFAGSDRDRAAFEAGIKLGSILHQYVGAPLTRATAKDLERAIESATRVQPLVEDIRVRIDRKRLHARGPYNYASVSEEMLQAEVTVRVGSARVTAMLRYVPELDYPLMYLKDVRGPTKP, encoded by the coding sequence TTGGCCCCGCCGGCGTTCGACATGGTGCGCGACCCCACGAAGGCGTACTTCGCCGGCAGCGACCGCGACCGGGCGGCGTTCGAGGCGGGCATCAAGCTGGGATCCATCCTCCATCAGTACGTAGGCGCGCCGCTGACCCGCGCGACGGCCAAGGACCTCGAGCGGGCCATTGAGTCCGCGACCCGGGTCCAGCCCCTCGTGGAAGACATCCGCGTCCGGATCGACCGGAAGCGGCTCCACGCCCGGGGGCCGTACAACTACGCCAGCGTGTCGGAGGAGATGCTCCAGGCCGAGGTCACCGTCCGCGTGGGTTCGGCCCGCGTGACCGCCATGCTCCGTTACGTCCCCGAGCTCGACTACCCCCTGATGTACTTGAAGGACGTGCGGGGCCCGACAAAGCCTTAA